The following are encoded together in the Ralstonia insidiosa genome:
- a CDS encoding glutathione S-transferase: protein METTLYYWPEIQGRGEFIRLALEQAAVPYADLGREDEAAIETFLDDAGIITPPFAPPFLVAGELVIAQTANILLYLGQHYGLAPQDEAGGLWTHSLQLTIADFVVEIHDTHHPIASCEYYEDQQTEALRRAQDFLTHRAPKFLHYFERVLDRNPAGPTWAVRDALTYVDLSLFQIVAGLRYAFPRHMQRYERTLPHLAALHDRVAAQPNIAAYLQSPRRIPFNTMGIFRHYPELDALK from the coding sequence ATGGAAACCACGCTCTACTACTGGCCCGAGATCCAGGGCCGCGGTGAATTCATCCGCCTCGCGCTCGAACAGGCCGCCGTGCCGTACGCCGACCTCGGCCGCGAAGACGAGGCCGCCATCGAAACGTTCCTCGACGATGCCGGCATCATCACACCGCCCTTCGCGCCGCCCTTTCTGGTGGCTGGCGAACTGGTGATCGCGCAAACGGCCAACATCCTGCTCTACCTGGGCCAGCACTACGGCCTGGCGCCGCAGGACGAGGCCGGCGGCCTATGGACGCACAGCCTGCAACTCACCATTGCCGACTTCGTGGTGGAGATTCACGACACGCACCACCCGATTGCCTCCTGCGAGTACTACGAAGACCAGCAGACCGAAGCGCTGCGCCGCGCACAGGATTTCCTGACCCACCGCGCGCCCAAGTTCCTGCATTACTTCGAGCGCGTGCTCGATCGCAATCCCGCCGGCCCGACCTGGGCGGTGCGTGATGCACTCACCTACGTGGATTTGTCGCTGTTCCAGATCGTGGCAGGGCTGCGCTATGCGTTTCCGCGTCACATGCAGCGCTATGAACGCACGCTGCCGCATCTCGCCGCACTGCATGACCGCGTGGCCGCGCAGCCGAACATTGCGGCGTATCTGCAATCGCCACGGCGCATTCCGTTCAATACGATGGGCATCTTCCGCCACTACCCGGAACTCGATGCGCTGAAATGA
- a CDS encoding cation diffusion facilitator family transporter, translated as MTPNLPTTPSAATRQQSAERSTLVSAGVNCLLSAGQIAAGLWSHSQGLVADGLHTLSDLIADGIVFIANRNSHKGPDEDHQYGHARYENAASLGLGLLLVAAGAGMIWAAVDSLRSPQGPAPVHGLALVVALIALAAKEGLFRYMLAVAKRIGSRMLIANAWHARSDAVSSLVAAVGVAGNLMGYHWLDPLAAVVVGLMIGRVGLRFAWEALNDLMDRALPPSEVQDIRASLAATPGVLSVHDLRTRVTGDQALVDAHIEVDPRVSVSEGHAIAVRARASVLAAHTAMAVLDVQIHVDPRERVSTDPLPLPDRDALQAALAQLLPAGSLLDARHCVLHYVDGAVEMDLILPPALAAERARIAAALQARWDGLVRLRVLSAD; from the coding sequence ATGACGCCCAACCTGCCCACCACTCCATCGGCTGCCACGCGCCAGCAGAGCGCTGAACGTTCCACACTCGTGAGCGCGGGGGTCAATTGCCTGCTCTCGGCGGGGCAGATTGCGGCTGGGCTGTGGTCGCACTCGCAGGGGCTGGTGGCGGACGGTCTGCACACGCTGTCGGACCTGATTGCCGACGGCATCGTCTTCATCGCCAACCGCAACAGCCACAAGGGGCCGGACGAAGACCACCAGTACGGTCACGCGCGCTACGAAAACGCGGCGTCGCTCGGGTTGGGCCTGCTCTTGGTGGCGGCCGGTGCGGGCATGATCTGGGCGGCCGTGGACAGCCTGCGCTCGCCGCAGGGGCCGGCGCCGGTGCACGGCTTGGCGCTGGTGGTGGCGCTGATTGCGCTGGCCGCCAAGGAAGGGCTGTTCCGCTACATGCTGGCCGTGGCCAAGCGCATTGGCTCGCGCATGCTGATTGCCAATGCGTGGCATGCGCGCTCCGATGCGGTGTCGTCACTGGTGGCAGCGGTGGGCGTGGCGGGCAACCTGATGGGCTACCACTGGCTGGATCCATTGGCCGCCGTCGTGGTGGGGCTGATGATCGGCCGCGTCGGCCTGCGCTTCGCGTGGGAGGCGCTCAACGATCTGATGGACCGCGCGCTGCCGCCCTCAGAGGTACAGGACATCCGCGCAAGCCTGGCAGCTACGCCGGGTGTGCTCAGCGTGCACGACCTGCGCACGCGCGTGACGGGGGACCAGGCTCTGGTGGATGCGCATATCGAAGTGGACCCGCGTGTGTCGGTCAGCGAAGGCCATGCCATCGCCGTGCGTGCCCGCGCCAGCGTGCTGGCCGCACACACCGCCATGGCGGTGCTCGACGTGCAGATCCACGTTGACCCGCGTGAGCGTGTTTCCACCGATCCGCTGCCGTTGCCTGACCGCGATGCGCTGCAAGCTGCGCTGGCCCAACTGCTGCCGGCCGGCTCGCTGCTCGATGCTCGCCACTGCGTGCTGCATTACGTGGATGGCGCGGTCGAGATGGACCTGATCCTGCCGCCCGCGCTGGCCGCTGAGCGCGCTCGCATCGCCGCGGCGCTGCAGGCCCGCTGGGATGGCCTCGTCCGCCTGCGCGTGCTGAGCGCCGACTAA
- a CDS encoding response regulator transcription factor gives MQPPIQLVIADDHPGVVAAVRHLVSRVDGFEVVGEAGSADELLAVLGRVRCDIAITDYAMPGSRYGDGIVLLEFLARRHPDLRIMVLTMLETRALMSNILRAGIKVIVSKADEPRHILEGVRAALSDRIYLSPQLDAQLIRRTVAPEPAENDPINLLGKRELEVLRMYVTGMTVSEIAVRLNRSVKTISAQKQAGMRKLALTTEAALFDFAVRHGLLGTAEG, from the coding sequence ATGCAGCCCCCCATCCAACTCGTGATTGCAGATGACCACCCTGGCGTGGTGGCTGCGGTGCGGCACCTCGTTTCGCGGGTCGACGGCTTCGAGGTGGTGGGAGAAGCCGGCAGCGCCGACGAACTGCTCGCGGTGCTCGGTCGCGTGCGCTGCGACATCGCCATCACCGACTACGCCATGCCTGGCAGCCGCTACGGCGACGGCATCGTCCTGCTCGAATTCCTCGCGCGCCGGCATCCGGACCTGCGCATCATGGTGCTGACCATGCTGGAGACGCGCGCCCTGATGAGCAACATCCTGCGCGCCGGCATCAAGGTCATCGTCAGCAAGGCTGACGAGCCGCGCCACATTCTCGAAGGCGTGCGCGCCGCACTGAGCGACCGCATCTATCTCTCGCCGCAACTCGACGCCCAGCTCATCCGCCGCACGGTCGCACCGGAGCCGGCCGAGAACGACCCAATCAACCTGCTCGGCAAGCGTGAGCTGGAAGTGCTGCGCATGTACGTGACCGGCATGACGGTCAGCGAGATTGCTGTGCGGCTGAACCGCAGCGTCAAGACCATCAGCGCGCAAAAGCAGGCCGGCATGCGCAAGCTTGCGCTGACCACCGAAGCCGCGCTGTTCGACTTTGCCGTGCGGCACGGCTTGCTTGGCACCGCCGAGGGTTAA
- a CDS encoding MFS transporter, with translation MTAPSSSAPAAVPAIEPADPSRWLVRGHPGYLRANLALFAAGFSTFSLLYCVQPLMPLLAHDFGLTPAQTSLVLSVSTLLLAFAILFAGLLSESIHRKTLMGGSLVLSSGLTLLAAVLPGWHDLLVTRALLGIVLGGVPAVAMAYLAEEVHPQGLGMAMGLYVGGTAFGGMAGRVLTGVVADHTGWRIAMGVTGALCLVAALVFIWLLPPSRRFVPRKGVALGDLLDTLAAHLREPGLRALFTMGFLLMGGFVTIYNYASFHLLDAPYSLSQTALGGIFMVYLLGIVASAWFGRMADRHGRGRMLLTGTALMSTGVLLTLAAPLVLVIGGIALLTFGFFGAHAVASGWVGRRAQRAKGQAAALYLLAYYLGSSLIGTAGGKLYALWGWPGVVALVTALMLCALGTATWLWRRAPLPPGAKR, from the coding sequence GTGACCGCCCCGTCTTCCAGCGCGCCCGCCGCGGTGCCCGCCATCGAACCCGCCGATCCGTCCCGCTGGCTAGTCCGGGGGCATCCCGGCTATCTGCGCGCCAATCTCGCGCTGTTTGCCGCGGGCTTCTCCACCTTCTCCCTGCTGTATTGCGTGCAACCGTTGATGCCGCTGCTGGCGCACGACTTTGGCCTCACGCCCGCGCAGACGAGCCTTGTGCTGTCGGTGTCGACGCTGTTGCTGGCGTTTGCGATTCTGTTCGCGGGGCTGCTGTCGGAGTCGATCCACCGCAAGACGTTGATGGGCGGGTCGCTGGTGCTGTCTTCCGGGCTCACGCTGTTGGCGGCAGTGCTGCCAGGCTGGCATGACCTGCTGGTCACGCGTGCGTTGCTGGGTATCGTGCTGGGCGGTGTGCCGGCCGTGGCGATGGCGTACCTGGCTGAAGAGGTGCACCCGCAAGGCCTGGGGATGGCGATGGGCCTGTACGTGGGCGGCACGGCTTTCGGCGGGATGGCCGGTCGCGTGTTGACTGGCGTGGTGGCGGACCACACGGGCTGGCGCATCGCCATGGGTGTGACCGGCGCGCTGTGCCTGGTGGCTGCGCTGGTTTTCATCTGGCTGCTGCCGCCGTCACGCCGTTTTGTGCCGCGCAAGGGCGTGGCGCTTGGCGACTTGCTCGATACGCTCGCCGCGCATTTGCGCGAGCCTGGCCTGCGCGCGCTGTTCACCATGGGCTTTCTGCTGATGGGCGGCTTCGTCACGATCTACAACTACGCGAGCTTCCACCTGCTCGACGCGCCGTATTCCCTGAGCCAGACGGCGCTTGGCGGCATCTTCATGGTGTACCTGCTGGGCATCGTGGCGTCTGCATGGTTCGGGCGCATGGCCGATCGGCACGGCCGCGGCCGCATGCTGCTGACAGGCACGGCGTTGATGTCAACTGGCGTTCTGCTGACGCTGGCTGCACCGCTGGTGCTGGTGATTGGCGGGATTGCGCTGCTGACCTTCGGCTTCTTTGGTGCGCACGCGGTGGCCAGCGGCTGGGTGGGGCGCCGTGCGCAGCGGGCCAAGGGGCAGGCTGCGGCGCTGTATCTGTTGGCGTACTACCTTGGGTCCAGCTTGATCGGCACGGCGGGCGGCAAGCTGTATGCGCTGTGGGGTTGGCCCGGTGTGGTGGCGCTGGTGACGGCGCTGATGCTCTGCGCGCTGGGCACCGCCACCTGGCTGTGGCGGCGTGCGCCCCTGCCGCCCGGCGCCAAGCGTTAA
- a CDS encoding mechanosensitive ion channel family protein — protein sequence MRTQFLLLTRRLSLLALFLLTLGAAPNVVHAAPVSFSKLTKLSAAESSASAPAATPAQTRESLDAVITLLDNDQQRAALVGELKQLRDGVTAQQKAQAEQAPGLLGAVASLIENGSVEADVEAGAPRYWLRRIEAASGNASLLAAPERRMSVVTDFAGTVAVWAGIAGGLLGLGWLLRRLLGIKAGLGAHPTTRALFVDALRKIGPWAVSFAVLMRWEHEATPGFVLAVVLAYAIVWGAIIMAGVAMLFSLFAGSAHRRVAVEYLLKHGMWPIFLTASLGACGDALLDPRVALMLGGALSLLLSTICNAVSSIMLAVGALWVRRPIGQLITNRPLEQRQGEHAGNELRRLIAALWPVPVVVLAGVTVAATLTMPDNVDAISRRAVMTSLLLVAAFFLTAVVRPRASWRSHLRLTRTSPYVERLKHFFAALVQLGIWIVFAELVLRVWGHTLVEVTHSSVNGRRIADAMAGLISTVFATWLAWILLDTAILRALSPATSRAQPSTRARTILPLLRNGLKVALIVTAAIGVLANLGVNVTPLVAGAGVIGLAVGFGAQSLAQDLITGIFILMEDTISVGDTVDVGVATGTVISLTIRTVRLRDGTGAIHSIPFSQIKTVRNLSRDYSFADFEVRVAMDADPQKAIDLVRTAADQIAGEPRFAYTLLGGAEVFGLDRFDSSNGGAMIVKGRFKTLPQKQAEVLRAFNVVLKDAFDAAKMPLATPATVLRTSPAFEQWMTQVGGERVSPASNEPPASAPA from the coding sequence ATGCGCACCCAATTCCTGTTGTTGACGCGGCGGCTGTCGCTGCTCGCGTTGTTTCTCCTGACACTGGGCGCTGCGCCAAATGTGGTGCATGCCGCGCCGGTGTCGTTCTCCAAGCTGACCAAGCTATCTGCTGCTGAGAGCAGCGCCTCCGCGCCGGCGGCCACCCCTGCACAGACGCGCGAATCGCTCGATGCCGTCATCACGCTGCTCGACAACGATCAGCAGCGCGCCGCGCTGGTGGGGGAACTCAAGCAGTTGCGTGACGGTGTGACCGCGCAACAGAAGGCGCAGGCCGAGCAGGCGCCGGGGCTGCTCGGCGCGGTGGCCTCGCTTATCGAAAACGGCTCGGTTGAGGCCGACGTGGAAGCCGGCGCGCCGCGCTACTGGCTGCGCCGTATCGAGGCCGCCAGCGGCAACGCCAGCCTGCTCGCCGCACCGGAGCGGCGCATGAGCGTGGTGACTGACTTTGCCGGCACGGTTGCGGTGTGGGCAGGCATTGCCGGTGGACTGCTCGGCTTGGGCTGGTTGCTGCGTCGCCTGCTCGGCATCAAGGCCGGGCTTGGCGCTCACCCCACCACGCGTGCACTGTTCGTCGATGCGCTACGCAAGATCGGCCCGTGGGCCGTGTCGTTTGCCGTGCTGATGCGATGGGAGCACGAGGCCACGCCGGGCTTTGTGCTGGCGGTGGTGCTGGCGTACGCCATCGTGTGGGGCGCGATCATCATGGCGGGCGTGGCGATGTTGTTCTCGCTGTTTGCCGGCAGTGCGCACCGGCGTGTGGCCGTGGAGTACCTGCTCAAGCACGGCATGTGGCCGATCTTCCTGACGGCCAGCCTGGGTGCCTGCGGTGATGCCCTGCTGGACCCGCGCGTGGCGCTGATGCTGGGCGGTGCGCTCAGCCTGCTGCTGTCGACCATCTGCAATGCGGTGTCGTCGATCATGCTGGCAGTGGGCGCGCTCTGGGTGCGGCGCCCGATCGGTCAGTTGATCACCAACCGGCCGCTGGAACAGCGTCAGGGCGAGCACGCCGGCAACGAGCTCCGTCGGTTGATTGCCGCGCTGTGGCCGGTGCCGGTGGTGGTGCTGGCGGGCGTGACGGTGGCGGCCACGCTCACCATGCCCGACAACGTGGATGCCATCTCGCGCCGTGCGGTGATGACCTCGCTGTTGCTGGTGGCGGCGTTCTTCCTGACGGCGGTGGTGCGCCCGCGCGCGAGCTGGCGCTCGCACTTGCGGCTCACGCGCACGTCGCCGTATGTGGAGCGGCTCAAGCATTTCTTCGCGGCGCTGGTGCAGCTCGGCATCTGGATCGTCTTTGCAGAACTGGTGCTGCGTGTGTGGGGCCACACGCTGGTGGAGGTGACGCACAGCTCGGTCAACGGACGCCGCATTGCTGACGCGATGGCCGGGCTGATCAGCACGGTGTTCGCCACATGGCTTGCGTGGATCCTGCTCGATACGGCGATCCTGCGGGCGCTGTCTCCGGCCACGTCGCGCGCGCAGCCCAGCACACGTGCGCGCACCATTCTGCCGCTGCTGCGCAACGGCCTGAAAGTCGCGCTGATCGTGACGGCCGCCATTGGCGTGCTGGCCAACCTGGGTGTGAACGTGACGCCGCTGGTGGCGGGTGCCGGGGTGATCGGTCTGGCGGTGGGCTTTGGTGCGCAGTCACTGGCGCAGGATCTGATTACCGGCATCTTCATCCTGATGGAAGACACCATCAGCGTGGGCGATACGGTGGATGTGGGTGTGGCCACCGGCACGGTCATCAGCCTGACCATCCGCACGGTGCGACTGCGCGATGGCACGGGGGCGATCCATTCGATTCCGTTCAGCCAGATCAAGACGGTGCGCAACCTCTCGCGTGACTATTCGTTTGCTGACTTTGAGGTGCGTGTTGCCATGGATGCCGACCCGCAGAAGGCCATCGACCTCGTGCGCACGGCCGCCGACCAGATTGCCGGCGAGCCGCGCTTTGCCTACACCCTGCTGGGTGGGGCCGAGGTGTTTGGGCTGGACCGTTTTGATAGCAGCAATGGCGGCGCGATGATCGTCAAGGGGCGCTTCAAGACGCTGCCGCAGAAGCAGGCCGAGGTGCTGCGCGCGTTCAACGTTGTGCTCAAGGATGCGTTTGATGCGGCGAAGATGCCGTTGGCGACGCCGGCTACGGTGTTGCGGACGTCGCCGGCGTTTGAGCAGTGGATGACGCAGGTGGGTGGGGAGAGGGTATCGCCTGCTTCCAATGAGCCGCCTGCGAGTGCACCTGCTTAA
- a CDS encoding porin: MTTSIHSIPLSAIRLTALAGLLACSTAHAQSNVTLYGVMETGLRYSTNNDAAGHGKAEEVGGYYSGSRFGIRGSEDLGNGLKAVFHLVSGFAPDTGVGSTNDMGLGGYKPVTPATSRLFGRQAYVGLEGGFGSLTFGRQENLVFNTAGQYDALSIGNLGATAWHVTATGVRIDNAVKYVGDFNGLRPGVMVGMGEQAGAFSAGNYSALSLNYASGPVTVGGAWEQQKDLLSVATRTWTTGGSVQVGAAKLMLGYINYRDGTPTKNDLILGGVKYDFSGQYNLVVGGMATRQRDPDGLRYTAYAIMNYVASKRTWLYVGLDYTHQKDAGTVLAAALPKASQTGVMVGMRHGF; the protein is encoded by the coding sequence ATGACCACTTCGATCCATTCCATTCCGCTGTCCGCGATCAGACTGACGGCACTGGCGGGCCTGCTTGCCTGCAGTACTGCGCACGCGCAATCCAACGTCACGCTATACGGCGTGATGGAAACCGGCCTGCGCTACAGCACCAACAACGACGCCGCGGGCCACGGCAAGGCAGAAGAAGTCGGCGGCTACTACAGCGGCAGCCGCTTCGGCATTCGCGGGTCGGAAGATCTGGGCAACGGTCTGAAGGCGGTGTTCCACCTGGTCAGCGGTTTCGCACCGGACACGGGCGTGGGCTCGACCAACGACATGGGCCTTGGCGGCTACAAACCCGTCACGCCGGCCACATCGCGCCTGTTCGGGCGTCAGGCCTACGTGGGCTTGGAGGGCGGTTTCGGCTCCCTCACGTTCGGTCGTCAGGAAAACCTGGTCTTCAACACGGCCGGCCAGTACGACGCGCTTTCCATCGGCAACCTGGGGGCGACGGCGTGGCACGTCACCGCCACCGGCGTGCGCATCGACAACGCGGTCAAGTACGTGGGCGATTTCAACGGCTTGCGCCCGGGCGTGATGGTCGGCATGGGCGAACAGGCGGGTGCGTTCTCCGCCGGCAACTACAGCGCGCTGTCGCTCAACTACGCCAGCGGCCCGGTCACCGTGGGCGGCGCGTGGGAACAGCAGAAGGACCTGCTGTCCGTCGCCACCCGCACGTGGACGACGGGCGGCAGCGTACAGGTCGGTGCCGCCAAGCTGATGCTCGGCTACATCAACTACCGCGACGGCACGCCCACCAAGAACGACCTGATCCTGGGCGGCGTGAAGTACGACTTCAGCGGGCAATACAACCTGGTAGTGGGCGGCATGGCCACGCGCCAGCGTGACCCCGACGGCCTGCGCTACACGGCCTACGCGATCATGAATTACGTGGCCAGCAAGCGAACCTGGCTGTACGTCGGCCTGGACTACACCCACCAGAAAGATGCCGGCACCGTACTGGCCGCAGCACTGCCGAAGGCATCGCAGACCGGCGTGATGGTCGGCATGCGTCACGGGTTCTAA